A segment of the Sphingobacterium oryzagri genome:
GTGATCGCGAATAAGATATTGCCGACGACCTGGAATGCTGCTGTGCCAGATGAAATGACGTGGGATTATAACCAAAACTTTATTACACGAGCGGAGCTAGCTTTGTTAGGAATCGTGAAAAACAATCAATGGAAAAGACCTATTTATTTTACCAATTACACGCCTGAAGATAAGATGGCAGGACTGTCGAAATATTTGATGGACGAGGGTTTGGTGAAAAAACTGGTTCCCGTTTCGCTTGATGAATCTTCCGGTGAAGAGGCGATGGTGAACGTGGAAAAGTTGTACGACCATGCTGTACATAATTTTAATTGGGGAAATTATGGGCAACAGGCTTTTGTTGATGTGGATTCGCGTCACTATATGACCAACTTTGTCTTGCCACAGGTATACGACCGTACAGTGCGTTTATTGCGGGAGAAAGGTGATTTGACAAAAGCAAAAGACGTGGCTATTGCCGCTACAAATATACTGCCCAAGCGCGTTTACGGTGCCGAAGAAACGTATCTCTATGGCGAAATTGTCGATACGCTGTACAAATCTAAAGAAAAGCCACTCGCCCAACAGGTTGTGCGTAGACACTTGACGTTTTTAGATGAGCAATTGCAGTATGCACAAGCTTTGATGCGTGATAAGCCGGAATCGTTGGATACCCGTGGCTTACAGTATAGCTTGGCGGCCTTGGAACGTTATCAATCGATTCTTAAAGAACAAGATCAGCCTTTATACGCACAGGCAGATGATTTATATCGCCGGTATACATCTCGGTTTCTACGTGAACAATAGCGATGCTTTTTGTAATGAAAAATAAAATGTAAAAATAGGCTTTCTAAAAACTGATTAATTTCGTCATGGCGAGCAGAATAAACGAAGACCACCGGAGGGATCTCCGTAGGCATCCAATCTTACAGAATAAAAATGTAGATTGCTTCGTCATCCTTCCTCGCCATGACGTATTTCGAAGTTAACCGATTATCTTTTGTACAGCTTCTGCTAGTTATAGCTTATCTGTTGCGGCATTATCCCTTTTTAACTTCTTTTGCCCAAGAGTCTTTCAACGTTACCGTTCGGTTGAAAACCAATTGCGCTGGTGTAGATTTGCTGTCTAACGTAAAATAGCCTAAGCGGATAAACTGATATCCCTTATCTGCCGTTGCGTTGGCTAAATCAGGCTCGATATAAGCCTTTTGTATAATCTGCAAACTATCCGGATTAATTGACTGCTTGAAATCTTCGGCTGCTGCTGGATTTTCATCATTGAAGAGACGATCATACAAACGTACTTCAGCTTCTTTTGCATGTGGCACGGAAACCCAGTGGATAGTGCCTTTTACTTTTAATCCTGATGTATCTTCGCCTGATTTCGAATTGGGCACGTAAGTACAGTGTATTTCGGTAACTTTACCTTGCTCATCCTTAACAAAGTCATGGCATTGCACGATGTAGGCATGTTTTAAGCGTACGGACAAGCCAGGGCCTAAGCGGAAGAATTTTTTTGGCGGTTCTTCCATAAAATCTTCCCGCTCAATCCATAATTCGCTGCTGAATGGAATCGTTCTGGATCCTTCACCACCTTCAACTTCGGGATTGTTCTCGCCGTGCAATTCTTCTACTTGCCCTTCCGGATAATTCGTGATCACGAGTTTGATCGGATCGAGCACTGCCATACGTCGCCAAGCCGATTGGTTAAGATCTTCACGAATACAAAATTCCAGTAAACTAACGTCGATCATATTCTCCCGTTTTTGCACCCCGATACGATCACAGAAGTTTCGAATGGAAGCAGGTGTATAGCCTCTTCGGCGTAAGCCAGATATGGTCGGCATGCGCGGGTCATCCCAACTTTCGACGAACTTCTCGTTGACCAATTGCAATAGTTTGCGCTTGCTCATTACTGTGTAAGACAAGTTTAACCGGGCAAATTCGTATTGTTTCGATGGAAAAATCGCTAATTTTTCAATACACCAATCGTACAACGGACGGTGAGGAATAAACTCCAAAGTACAAATGGAATGTGTAATTTCCTCAATAGAATCGGACTGACCGTGGGCAAAATCATACATCGGATAAATGCACCAGGTATCTCCGGTACGGTGATGATGGGCATGTTTTATCCGGTAAAGCAAGGGGTCGCGCAAGTGCATGTTTGGACTGGCCAAATCAATTTTAGCGCGCAACACTTTTTCGCCATCTTTATATTTGCCTTCGCGCATTTCTTGGAAAAGAAGCAAATTCTCTTCTATTGAACGCGCTCTATAAGGCGTTGGAACACCTGGCTCAGTTGGCGTACCTTTTGCTGCAGCAATCTCTTCTGCGGTACTGTCATCTACATAAGCCAGTCCTTTATTTATTAAATCGACCGCGAAGCTGTACAACGTCTCGAAATAATCTGACGTATAAAGCTCTTGCGCCCATTGAAAACCCAACCACTGGATGTCTTGTTTGATACTTTCCACATACTCCGTATCTTCTGTCACCGGATTGGTGTCATCAAAACGAAGATTGGTTTTGCCGTTGTAACGCTGACCCAAACCGAAGTTTAAGCAGATGGATTTGGCATGACCAATGTGGAGGTAGCCATTAGGCTCTGGCGGGAAACGTGTCAAAACGCGTCCGTCGTGCTTGCCCGAGCGAAGATCTTCTTCGATGATCTCCTCGATAAAATTCAGTGGTTTTTCTTCATTTAACATAATACAAAGTTAATATTTATGCCCGACATACGACGTCGTCCGCCGCAAAATAATCGAGGTGTACTAAGTATCGTTTTTACACTGTTTTTGGTTTGAGTAGTACAAAAGAAACGTTGCTTTTTTAATCCATAAGCGGTATGCTTTAACAGTTCTTAAGGGAGCAGCGTCGCCAATATTATGTATTTTTAACGCGATCAAAACGCAAGTCGTCTGACGTCATTATGAAATATAACATTTTTACATTATGCATATTAGTGCTTGGACTGCCATTTTTAGTGTCCGCACAAAAAAACAAGAAGCCACAAGTATTGGTCTATGGATCTGATATTGCAGCATATGCTGCCGCGCTTCAGTCCGTCAAATCTGGTGTGCCCACAATCTGGATAACCGATCGTGATACGTTAGTACCCAAATTTTCTTTGCAAGCGCAATCAATCCCCAATAGCTCGGATCGTGATGGCGGCGTATGGTTGGATATATTGATGGACATGGCTTTATCGACAACCAGAGATGACGTGTTGGCAGCTACGGTGCGTAACGATATGCGGCCGCGTTTGTTTATGAATGCGCTGGAACGTAGTCTAACAAAGTATCCCACATTGCAGGTGATGAAAAAGCAACAAATACGTGCTTTGAAGCCTTCAAGTAAAGGTTGGCTGGTTACACTTGCCAATAAGCAAAAACTGGAGTTGCGCTGTGTGATCGACGCGTCTACAGAACAAGAATTGCAGCATTTGTTTGCTGCAAATGACGTCACTACGGCCGATAATATGAATTTACTCAAAACCGCAGAAATATCAAAAGAACAATGGCGCACACAGGTCGTTTCCGGTAGCGTAACGGGCGACTGCTATACCCTGACGCTAGCACAGCTGTTGACAGCTGAAAAGCAGGGCTTGTTTAATCTAGTAGCGATGCAAAAGCTCTTGGAAATGGATAAAAGTGTGGTTTCTTTTCGTTCAGCAATAGGGCAGGCCGTAGGTGCTACAGCGGCTTATCTTGCTTTTTTTAAAACAACACCCGAAAAGATTGATGCACGCAAATTGCAATTAGAGCTTTTGACCTACGGCGTGCATATCATACCTTTTCAGGATATTCCATCGATGGATCCGCACTTTAATGCCATACAGCGTTTCGCGTTAGCTGGAATCTTACCCTATACTATAAACGCGGGTTTGCCTGTCTTTGATAAAAAAGGAGAGGTGCGCGCTAAAACGTTCGAAGTGCTGCTAAAACAATTGTACTCCCGCAGCCAATTATGGTTTGCAGACTATCAAGGCGACGTATTGACGGTAGGTGATGTGTTGTCGCTAGTAAAATTTATCGGTATGCGTGGCGAAGAAGTCGATCGACAAGTGGCGAACGATTGGAACGATAATTTAAGGTTTGACGGAAAGTTTGATCCGCATGCCGCAATAACCCGTTATCAGTTTGCAGTATTGCTCGATCGCTACGCGAATCCATTTGCGAAAGCCGTTATTCAGAAAGGTGTGTTTATCAATTGAATTGATTAAAGCGCAAGGAATTGCGATTGTTTTTGTAAGCGCTTTGCAAAATCGTGAACGCTCGCTTTATTAACTGCTCGGCGAACAACATCATCAAGTTTCATCAAGCGATGGAAAACAAGTAATTGACGCAGGATGTGTGTGGGGAAGGCATAAGAATTATAGCACAAAATTATCCAAAATATTTTGTGCTGTCATGCTAGCCTGCGCGGCAATTGCCTTGTGTGGGAAGGATTCGTGCGAAGGATCGCCTAGATGAAACAAGGACTTTTTTGAATACTTTTTGTGTCCAGACAAAAAGTATTGCCCTGTCCCGGCGAGGGACAAAAGCGACATACGACTCCGCTGGAGTCGAAATAACATATCATGTCAATTTGCTATAACTATATGACCTCGCTGAGGTCAACTGTTTTATAAGCAGCTTCTAGAATCGTGAACGTTCGCTTTATCAACCGCTCTGCGAATAACATCGTCAAAGTTTCATCAAGCGATGGAAAACAAGCAATTGACGCAGGATGTGCGAGGGGAAGGCATAAGAATTATAGCACAAAATTATCCAAAATATTTTGTGCTGTCATTCTAGCCTGCGCGGCAATTGGCTTGTGTGGGAAGGATTCGTGCGACAAATCGCCTCGATGAAACAAGGACTTTTTTGAATACTTTTTGTGTCCAGACAAAAAGTATTGCCCTGTCCCGGCGAGGGACAATGGAAGCGTAGTAAATACATGAGCGATTTTTCCCTTCGCACAACCTCTCCGCCGCTCGCCGCGGCAAGGCCATACTTTTTTCTTGATAAAAAAGTACGCAAAAAATCAAGGCTAGGATTCTTAGTGCTATCCCGTATTTGAATAGCCTAAACCATCCGAAACTCGCTACGCTCAAACATCGGATGCTTTTTAACGCCTATTCATCATACGTGATCACGCAGCCGAATCCAAGGCCGTTTGATTTAAATGTTCGTTATGCGAAGTTGTGAACGCTAGCGTCAATAAACGCTTCGCGAAACACGTCATTAACGTTTCATCAAGCGATGGAAAAGAAGCAATTGACGCCGGTTGTGTGGGGGGAAGGCATAAGAATGACAGGTCAAATTTATTTAAAAAAATTTGACCTGTCATTCTAGCCTGCGCGGCAATTGCCTTGTGCGCGAAGGATGGTGCGACAAATCGCCTCGATGAAACAAGGACTTTTTTGAATATTTTTTGTGTCCAGACAAAAAGTATTGCCCTGTCCCGGCGAGGGACAATGGAAGCGTAGTAAATACATGAGCGATTTTTCCCTTCGCACAACCTCTCCGCCGCTCGCCGCGGCAAGGCCATACTTTTTTCTTGATAAAAAAGTACGCAAAAAATCAAGGCTAGGATTCTTAGTGCTATCCCGTCTGTGAATAGCCTAAACCATCCGAAACTCGCTATGCTCAAACAGCGGATGCTTTTTAACGCCTATTCATCATACGTGATCACGCAGCCGAATCCAAGGCCGTTTGATTTAAATGTTCGTTATGCGAAGTTGTGAACGCTAGCGTCAATAAACGCTTCGCGAAACACGTCATTAACGTTTCATCAAGCGATGGAAAACAAGCAATTGACGCCGGTTGTGTGTGGGGAAGGCATAAGAATTATAGGTCAAATTTATTTAAAAAAATTTGACCTGTCATTCTAGCCTGCGCGGCAATTGGCTTGTGCGCGAGGGATACGTGCGACAGATCGCCTCGATGAAACAAAGACTTTTTTGAATACTTTTTGTGTCCAGACAAAAAGTATTGCCCCGTCCCGGCGAGGGACAAAAGCGACATACGACTCCGCTGGAGTCGAAATAACATATCATGTCAATTTGCTATAACTATATGACCTCGCTGAGGTCAACTGTTTTGTAAGCGCCCTCTAGAATTGTGAACGCTAGCGTCAATAAACGCTTCGCGAAACACGTCATTAACGTTTCATCAAGCGATGGAAAACAAGCAATTGACGCCGGTTGTGTGTGGGGAAGGCATAAGAATTATAGCACAAAATTATCCAAAATATTTTGTGCTGTCATGCTAGCCTGCGCGGCAAGTTGCTTGTGCGGGAAGGATGGTGCGACAGATCGCCTCGATGAAACAAGGACTTTTTTGACTACTTTTTGTGTCCAGACATAAAGTATTGCCCTGTCCCGGCGAGGGACAATGGAAGCGTAGTAAATACATGAGCGATTTTTCCCTTCGCACAACCTCTCCGCCGCTGGCCGCGGCAAGGCCTTCCTTTTTTTCTTGATAAAAAAGTACGCAAAAAATCAAGGCTAGGATTCTTAGTGCTATCCCGTATGTGAATAGTCTAAACCATCCGAAACTCGCTACGCTCAAACAGCGGATGCTTTTAACGCCTATTCATCATACGTGATCACGCAGTCGAATCCAAGGCCGTTTTCTTATAAACGCTTTGCAAAATTGTGAACGATTGCGTCAATAAACGCCATGCGAACAAAGACTTTTTTGATTACTTTTTGTGTCCAGACAAAAAGTATTGCCCTGTCCCGGCGAGGGACAAAAAACACATTTTATAACGGATGATCTAAGCTTAATACCGTTGCTACGAGATAACAAAAAAGCGGAGTCAAAAACTCCGCTTCTACAGTATCATTTACAAGACAAAATCTTTTATCGAAGACCAGCCTTGGATACCTGAGGTCCTATTATTGGAATGCAAAAACACCGCCCAACGATTCATTGCTCTCGATCGTGTTTTCTAAACTGATCAACTCTCCCGTTCCGATGTTGATTACCACGCCGTGCACCGCAAGTTCTTGTCCATTTTTCCAGGCGTTCTGAACGATTGATGTCGTGCCAAGGTTAAACACTTGCTCCTTCACGTTTAGTTCGATCAGACGATTAACTTTCGCTTCTTCATCTTCGATGGCGTCGATCTCTTTGGCATGGAGACGGTATACATCTTTGATGTGACAAAGCCAGTTGTCGATAATACCGAATTGTTTACGGCTTAGCGAAGCAGCAACGCCCCCGCATCCATAATGTCCGGCGACAACGATATGTTTCACTTTTAAAACGTTTACAGCGTAATCCAGTACAGATAGCATACTCATATCAGAGTGAACACACATATTGGCAATATTACGGTGTACAAATACCTCACCTGGTTTTTTGCCCGTAATTTCGTTTGCCGGAACGCGGCTGTCCGCACATCCAATCCATAAAATCTCTGGATTTTGACCTTTGGCCAATTGCTCAAATCGTCCTGTTGTGTCTTTTGCCACAAATTCGATCCAACCTTTATTGCCGTCCAAAATGCGTTGAAATCCCAATTCTAATTCTTTATTTCCCATTTTTTTTAAATTAAGGTGGTTGCTTTATGCGGCAACCAAGTTAATAGTTTACAAATATGTTATCAATTATTATTTTTTATAAATTATAGCTTCTAATTCGATATTGATGCCTTTACGCAGGGCATTTAACTCAAAATCTTTCAGTACCTCGATGACATCTTTATCGATAAATTTGCTATTCTTCCCATCGATTTTTATCGTCGCAATATTCTTTGGCAAACTGTAAAGCTGCTGTTGGATAGGCACTTTGTTTAAAAAGGAAACTTCCTCAGCCAACGTCATGATAACAGTTTTTCTGCCATTTTGTTCACGAATTTCCAGCTTGAATGCATTTTGCATATTTGCGCGGATGATGTAGAAAATGGCGACTAAAACACCGATTCCCACGCCCATCAATAAATCGGTAGCTACAATGGCTACGACGGTGATAGCAAACGGAACGAACTGATCAAGTCCTTTTCGAAAAAGCTGTACAAAGAGTGCAGGCTTGGCAAGTTTATAGCCCGTGTGCAAAAGAATGGCCGCCAGGCAAGCCAGTGGAATTAAGTTGATGAGCGATGGAATCGCTAATAGGGCCACCAGCAACCAAATGCCATGCAACATCGCCGATTGTCGCGTTCGGCCACCAGCCTGCACATTGGCCGATGAGCGCACGATAACCGATGTCATCGGCATACCTCCCAGAAAGCCACTGCTCATATTCCCGATACCTTGCGCAATCAATTCTCTGTTGGTCGGCGTATTTCGCTTTAACGGATCGAGTTTATCAATCGCTTCAATACTCAATAAGGTCTCTAGGCTCGCGATAATAGCGATTGTTAAAGCGACGATCCAAACTTCGCGGTTGAGTATTTGCGTAAAATCCGGAAAGATAAACAGTTCTTTAAATTCGTAGAAAGAACGCACAGTCGGTATTTCTACAAAGTGATAGCTGCCGAGCCGTAACGCTGTATCGCCAAATAGAAACGCCAATCCGATACTCGCGATAACCACCATCAATGGTGCCGGTATTTTGTTGGCGCCTTTAATTTTTGGCCAATAAATAAGTAGCAGCAATGAGCATAAACAGATACATGTAGCTCCCCAGTTAATGCTGCCCAGCAAGGTATCCCTGAATGCAGCAATGCCGCCACCGTTGTCAAGCTCGAATGCGTGAGATTCTGTCATTCCGAAAGCCAAAGGCAATTGTTTTAACATGATGGTGATACCAATAGCAGCTAACATACCTAAGATAACGGCAGAAGGAAAATAGTTGCCCACGACACCCGCTTTGATGAGGCCCAGTATAAACTGTATAACACCCGCAATAACCACGGCTAACAAAAACGTTTCATAAGCGCCCAATCGTTCGATTGATCCAAGTACAATGACAGTTAGTCCGGCTGCAGGTCCGCTCACGCTTAACGGAGATTTGCTGATCGACGCGACCACCAAACCGCCGATGATGCCCGTCAACAAACCGGCGAAAAGCGGCGCTCCCGATGCCATAGCGATTCCCAGGCATAGCGGCAACGCTACGAGAAACACCACTATACTCGATGAGAAATCATACTTCAAGTCTCTTTTCGAAAGTTTCAGAAAAGCCGACGTGCGCGTTCCTAACATAAGATGATACTTAATTACGCTGTTTGTTACTCCAGTTTAATGTCCATGAGGCGTGTACGATCTCTTAGCGGTATTAACCAGCAGAGACATCGTCGCTCGCGCGGAGCTAACAGTTGGGTGGAGGCGTCGGTACGGAAGGGTGAAAGGCCTGTATCAGCCGTTCATTTTTTAAATAATGCGTTTGTTTCCCGCTATTTTCTGCTAAGGAGCAGAAAAAAAGATAATCGGATAATGCGGTATTAAAGTATTTGGCGCTGGTTTCATGAATATCTTCGCAAACACTATTGCCGTTTGCGGTATTTTCGATCTCCACTTGTAAAACGACCTGCAAAATAGTGCCTTTGTCCAATACGTCGACAAACATAGGCGTAGCCGAGATGAGCATCTTCATGACGAAGATGGCAAAACATACTTTAGCAGCTACGATATGTGTAATTTTTGTCAACACTTTTTATTTCGTTTCTATCAAAAATACAAATATTTCTTCGGAAAATAAATGCTTTACAAGCATCTTCGTTATTTTTTTATTAAATCTACCGATATCATTATCTTTAAGCATGAATATTGCGTGCTAATATTAGCATCCGGAAAATTTCTAATTTATTAAAAGTATGGAATTCGGCAAGAAAGAATTTATCGATAGCATAACCAAGTCGTACAGTCCGAAAGGGGATGCTA
Coding sequences within it:
- a CDS encoding glutamine--tRNA ligase/YqeY domain fusion protein → MLNEEKPLNFIEEIIEEDLRSGKHDGRVLTRFPPEPNGYLHIGHAKSICLNFGLGQRYNGKTNLRFDDTNPVTEDTEYVESIKQDIQWLGFQWAQELYTSDYFETLYSFAVDLINKGLAYVDDSTAEEIAAAKGTPTEPGVPTPYRARSIEENLLLFQEMREGKYKDGEKVLRAKIDLASPNMHLRDPLLYRIKHAHHHRTGDTWCIYPMYDFAHGQSDSIEEITHSICTLEFIPHRPLYDWCIEKLAIFPSKQYEFARLNLSYTVMSKRKLLQLVNEKFVESWDDPRMPTISGLRRRGYTPASIRNFCDRIGVQKRENMIDVSLLEFCIREDLNQSAWRRMAVLDPIKLVITNYPEGQVEELHGENNPEVEGGEGSRTIPFSSELWIEREDFMEEPPKKFFRLGPGLSVRLKHAYIVQCHDFVKDEQGKVTEIHCTYVPNSKSGEDTSGLKVKGTIHWVSVPHAKEAEVRLYDRLFNDENPAAAEDFKQSINPDSLQIIQKAYIEPDLANATADKGYQFIRLGYFTLDSKSTPAQLVFNRTVTLKDSWAKEVKKG
- a CDS encoding carbonic anhydrase, which translates into the protein MGNKELELGFQRILDGNKGWIEFVAKDTTGRFEQLAKGQNPEILWIGCADSRVPANEITGKKPGEVFVHRNIANMCVHSDMSMLSVLDYAVNVLKVKHIVVAGHYGCGGVAASLSRKQFGIIDNWLCHIKDVYRLHAKEIDAIEDEEAKVNRLIELNVKEQVFNLGTTSIVQNAWKNGQELAVHGVVINIGTGELISLENTIESNESLGGVFAFQ
- a CDS encoding SulP family inorganic anion transporter, with protein sequence MLGTRTSAFLKLSKRDLKYDFSSSIVVFLVALPLCLGIAMASGAPLFAGLLTGIIGGLVVASISKSPLSVSGPAAGLTVIVLGSIERLGAYETFLLAVVIAGVIQFILGLIKAGVVGNYFPSAVILGMLAAIGITIMLKQLPLAFGMTESHAFELDNGGGIAAFRDTLLGSINWGATCICLCSLLLLIYWPKIKGANKIPAPLMVVIASIGLAFLFGDTALRLGSYHFVEIPTVRSFYEFKELFIFPDFTQILNREVWIVALTIAIIASLETLLSIEAIDKLDPLKRNTPTNRELIAQGIGNMSSGFLGGMPMTSVIVRSSANVQAGGRTRQSAMLHGIWLLVALLAIPSLINLIPLACLAAILLHTGYKLAKPALFVQLFRKGLDQFVPFAITVVAIVATDLLMGVGIGVLVAIFYIIRANMQNAFKLEIREQNGRKTVIMTLAEEVSFLNKVPIQQQLYSLPKNIATIKIDGKNSKFIDKDVIEVLKDFELNALRKGINIELEAIIYKK